From Chryseobacterium joostei, the proteins below share one genomic window:
- a CDS encoding bifunctional aconitate hydratase 2/2-methylisocitrate dehydratase — protein MNIYKDYIKEIEERKDQGLHPKPIDNAELLSEIIAQIKDSGNADRTDSLKFFIYNTLPGTTSAAGVKAKFLKEIILGESVVEEISPAYAFELLSHMKGGPSIEVLLDLALGNDAAIAKEAAKVLKTQVYLYEADTNRLKDAFNSGNEIAKEILESYAQAEFFTKLPEVAEEIKVVTFIAGEGDISTDLLSPGNQAHSRSDRELHGKCMITPQAQEEIKALQAQHPDASVMLIAEKGTMGVGSSRMSGVNNVALWTGKQASPYVPFVNFAPIVGGTNGISPIFLTTVDVTGGIGIDLKNWVKKLDADGNPVRNENGEPILEQAYSVATGTVLTINTKTKKLYNGDQELIDISKAFTPQKMEFIKAGGSYAIVFGKKLQTFAAQLLGIEAPIVFAPSKEISHEGQGLTAVEKIFNRNAVGSTPGKVLHAGSDVRVQVNIVGSQDTTGLMTSQELESMAATVISPIVDGAYQSGCHTASVWDKKAQANIPKLMKFMNDFGLITARDPKGEYHSMTDVIHKVLNDITVDEWAIIIGGDSHTRMSKGVAFGADSGTVALALATGEASMPIPESVKVTFKGNMKEHMDFRDVVHATQAQMLKQFGGENVFQGRIIEVHIGTLPADQAFTFTDWTAEMKAKASINISEDNTLIESLEIAKGRIQIMIDKGMDNHNQVLQGLINKADKRIAEIRSGEKPALTPDANAKYYAEVVVDLDVIIEPMIADPDVNNDDVSKRYTHDTIRDLSYYGGEKKVDLGFVGSCMVHKGDLKIVSQMLRNLEKQQGKVEFNAPLVVAAPTYNIIDELKAEGDWELLEKYSGFEFNDNAPKGEARTEYENVMYLERPGCNLCMGNQEKAAKGDTVLATSTRLFQGRVVEDSERKKGESLLASTPVVVLSAIIGRIPNIDEYKAAVEGIDLTKFAPPIKELVQVGH, from the coding sequence ATGAATATTTATAAGGATTACATCAAAGAGATTGAAGAAAGAAAAGACCAAGGGCTTCATCCAAAGCCAATTGATAATGCTGAATTACTAAGCGAAATTATTGCGCAAATTAAAGATTCAGGTAATGCAGATCGAACGGACTCTCTTAAATTTTTTATTTACAACACCTTACCGGGAACAACAAGTGCAGCGGGGGTAAAAGCCAAATTTTTAAAAGAAATCATTCTAGGTGAATCCGTAGTAGAAGAAATATCGCCAGCTTACGCCTTTGAATTATTATCTCACATGAAAGGAGGTCCATCAATTGAAGTATTGTTAGATCTTGCCTTAGGTAATGATGCAGCTATTGCAAAAGAAGCAGCTAAAGTTCTTAAGACACAGGTATACCTTTATGAAGCGGATACAAACCGTCTAAAGGATGCATTCAATAGCGGTAATGAAATCGCAAAAGAAATCCTGGAAAGCTATGCACAGGCCGAGTTCTTCACTAAACTTCCAGAAGTAGCTGAAGAAATTAAAGTAGTAACATTTATTGCCGGTGAAGGAGATATCTCAACAGATTTACTTTCTCCAGGTAACCAGGCTCACTCAAGATCTGACCGTGAACTTCATGGTAAATGTATGATTACTCCTCAGGCACAGGAAGAAATCAAAGCTTTACAAGCTCAACATCCTGACGCAAGCGTTATGCTTATTGCTGAAAAAGGAACAATGGGTGTAGGTTCATCCAGAATGTCCGGAGTAAACAACGTAGCTCTTTGGACAGGTAAGCAGGCTAGTCCATATGTACCATTCGTAAATTTTGCTCCAATTGTAGGAGGAACCAATGGTATTTCTCCAATTTTCCTTACAACAGTAGACGTTACAGGAGGTATTGGTATCGACCTTAAAAACTGGGTGAAGAAATTGGACGCAGACGGAAACCCTGTTCGTAATGAAAATGGGGAGCCTATTCTTGAGCAAGCTTACTCAGTAGCTACAGGAACAGTTCTTACCATCAATACAAAAACAAAAAAATTATATAACGGAGACCAGGAACTGATTGACATTTCTAAGGCATTCACGCCTCAGAAAATGGAATTCATTAAAGCTGGTGGATCCTACGCTATCGTATTTGGTAAAAAGTTACAGACATTTGCAGCACAGCTTTTAGGAATTGAAGCTCCAATTGTTTTTGCTCCATCAAAAGAAATCTCTCACGAAGGACAAGGTCTTACAGCAGTAGAAAAGATCTTTAACAGAAATGCAGTTGGATCAACTCCGGGGAAAGTACTTCACGCAGGTTCAGACGTTCGTGTACAGGTAAACATTGTGGGTTCACAGGATACAACAGGTCTTATGACTTCTCAGGAACTTGAATCAATGGCAGCTACTGTAATTTCTCCAATTGTGGATGGTGCTTACCAATCAGGATGTCACACCGCTTCAGTATGGGATAAAAAAGCTCAGGCAAACATTCCAAAACTGATGAAGTTTATGAATGATTTCGGTTTGATTACTGCCCGTGACCCTAAGGGTGAATACCATTCTATGACAGACGTTATTCACAAGGTTCTTAACGATATTACTGTAGACGAGTGGGCTATCATCATTGGTGGTGACTCTCACACCAGAATGTCTAAGGGTGTAGCTTTTGGAGCTGACTCAGGAACTGTTGCTCTTGCTCTTGCTACCGGTGAAGCATCTATGCCTATTCCGGAATCTGTGAAAGTAACTTTTAAAGGAAACATGAAAGAACACATGGATTTCCGTGATGTAGTTCATGCAACACAAGCTCAAATGCTTAAGCAATTTGGAGGTGAAAACGTATTCCAGGGTAGAATCATTGAAGTTCACATCGGAACACTTCCTGCTGACCAGGCATTTACATTTACAGACTGGACTGCAGAGATGAAGGCAAAAGCTTCTATCAACATATCAGAAGACAATACCTTAATTGAATCATTGGAAATTGCAAAAGGCAGAATCCAGATTATGATTGATAAGGGTATGGATAACCATAATCAAGTTCTTCAAGGACTAATCAATAAAGCGGATAAGAGAATTGCAGAGATCAGATCTGGCGAAAAGCCTGCTTTAACTCCTGATGCTAATGCAAAATATTACGCAGAAGTTGTAGTTGATCTTGACGTAATCATTGAACCAATGATTGCTGACCCGGATGTAAACAATGATGATGTTTCTAAGAGATATACTCACGATACCATTAGAGATCTTTCTTATTATGGAGGTGAGAAAAAAGTTGATCTTGGTTTTGTTGGATCTTGTATGGTTCACAAAGGAGACTTAAAAATTGTTTCTCAAATGCTTAGAAACCTTGAAAAACAACAAGGAAAAGTAGAATTTAATGCTCCTCTTGTAGTAGCTGCACCTACTTATAACATCATTGATGAATTAAAAGCAGAAGGAGACTGGGAATTACTAGAAAAATACTCAGGATTCGAATTTAATGACAATGCTCCAAAAGGTGAAGCTCGTACAGAATACGAAAATGTAATGTACCTTGAGCGTCCTGGATGTAACCTTTGTATGGGTAACCAGGAAAAAGCAGCTAAGGGAGATACCGTATTGGCTACATCAACTCGTCTTTTCCAGGGAAGAGTTGTAGAAGATTCTGAACGTAAAAAAGGAGAATCTTTATTGGCATCTACACCGGTTGTAGTTCTTTCAGCAATTATCGGACGTATTCCTAATATCGATGAATATAAAGCAGCAGTGGAGGGTATTGACCTAACGAAGTTTGCTCCTCCAATTAAGGAGCTGGTTCAGGTTGGTCATTAA
- a CDS encoding aconitate hydratase, with translation MTFDIDMIKKVYERYPERIAAARQIVGKPLTLSEKILYTHLWEGNATQAHERGNSYVDFAPDRVAMQDATAQMALLQFMQAGKAKVAVPSTAHADHLIQAKVGADKDLQEGINKNSEVFNFLSSVCDKYGIGFWKPGAGIIHQVVLENYAFPGGMMIGTDSHTVNAGGLGMVAIGVGGADAVDVMAGMAWELKMPKLIGVKLTGKMNGWTSAKDVILKVAGILTVKGGTGCIVEYFGEGAESLSATGKGTICNMGAEIGATTSTFGYDDSMRRYLAATGRQDVVDAADKIAEHLTGDAEVYANPEQYFDQLIEINLSELTPHLNGPFTPDLATPVAEFRAKAEANGWPLEVEWALIGSCTNSSYEDLSRAASIVEDAVAKGVKPKAILGINPGSEQVKFTAERDGFLDSFRKFENARIFTNACGPCIGQWDREGAEKGEKNSIIHSFNRNFAKRADGNPNTHAFVASPEMVAAVAISGRLDFNPITDTLTNEAGEQIKLDEPKGFELPAKGFAVDDNGYQAPSADGSIVVVNVSPTSDRLQLLEEFPAWDGKNIEGAKVLIKAFGKCTTDHISMAGPWLKYRGHLDNISNNMLIGAVNAYNMETNHVKNELTGEYGEVPAVQRAYKAAGVPTIVVGDQNYGEGSSREHAAMEPRHLGVKAVLVKSFARIHETNLKKQGMLGITFANETDYDKILEDDTVNFLDLDQFAPGKQLTLEFVHKDGTKDIIMANHTYNDQQIEWFKAGSALNLIKQQEK, from the coding sequence ATGACTTTTGATATTGATATGATCAAAAAGGTGTACGAACGTTACCCTGAAAGAATTGCAGCAGCAAGACAAATTGTGGGCAAACCTCTTACCCTATCAGAAAAAATCCTTTACACCCACCTTTGGGAAGGAAACGCTACACAGGCACATGAAAGAGGAAACTCTTATGTAGACTTCGCTCCAGACAGAGTAGCAATGCAGGATGCAACTGCACAAATGGCACTTTTACAGTTCATGCAGGCTGGAAAAGCGAAAGTAGCTGTCCCGTCAACGGCTCACGCAGATCACTTGATTCAAGCGAAAGTAGGTGCTGACAAAGATTTACAAGAGGGGATTAACAAAAACTCTGAGGTATTCAACTTTTTGAGTTCAGTTTGTGATAAATACGGAATCGGATTCTGGAAACCCGGAGCTGGTATTATTCACCAGGTGGTATTAGAAAACTATGCTTTCCCGGGAGGTATGATGATTGGTACTGACTCTCATACGGTAAATGCCGGTGGATTAGGAATGGTTGCCATTGGTGTAGGAGGTGCAGATGCAGTAGATGTAATGGCCGGAATGGCTTGGGAGCTTAAAATGCCTAAACTTATCGGGGTAAAATTAACCGGTAAGATGAACGGATGGACCTCTGCAAAAGATGTCATCTTAAAAGTAGCAGGAATCCTTACCGTAAAAGGAGGTACGGGATGTATCGTAGAATACTTCGGTGAAGGGGCAGAATCTCTTTCTGCAACGGGTAAAGGTACCATCTGTAATATGGGTGCAGAAATTGGAGCTACCACTTCTACTTTCGGATACGATGATTCAATGAGAAGATACCTGGCTGCTACAGGAAGACAGGATGTCGTAGACGCCGCTGATAAAATTGCTGAACACTTAACAGGTGATGCTGAAGTATATGCAAATCCAGAACAATATTTCGATCAATTAATCGAAATCAACCTTTCTGAGCTTACGCCTCACTTAAATGGACCTTTCACCCCAGACTTAGCAACTCCGGTTGCCGAATTCAGAGCGAAAGCTGAAGCCAACGGATGGCCGTTAGAGGTTGAGTGGGCGCTTATCGGGTCTTGTACCAACTCTTCTTATGAAGATTTATCAAGAGCTGCTTCCATTGTTGAAGATGCAGTAGCAAAAGGAGTAAAACCTAAAGCTATTTTAGGAATCAACCCTGGTTCTGAACAAGTAAAATTCACAGCGGAAAGAGATGGTTTCTTGGATTCTTTCAGAAAATTTGAGAACGCAAGAATTTTCACTAACGCTTGTGGACCGTGTATTGGACAATGGGACAGAGAAGGAGCTGAAAAAGGAGAGAAAAACTCTATCATTCACTCTTTCAACAGAAACTTTGCGAAAAGAGCTGATGGTAACCCGAATACGCACGCATTTGTAGCTTCCCCTGAAATGGTAGCTGCTGTTGCAATCTCAGGAAGACTAGATTTCAACCCGATTACTGATACCCTAACCAACGAAGCCGGTGAGCAAATAAAGCTTGATGAGCCTAAAGGATTTGAACTTCCTGCAAAAGGTTTCGCAGTAGATGATAACGGGTACCAGGCTCCATCTGCAGACGGATCCATCGTTGTTGTAAATGTAAGCCCTACTTCAGACAGACTTCAGTTGCTAGAAGAGTTCCCAGCTTGGGACGGTAAAAACATTGAAGGCGCTAAGGTATTGATCAAAGCTTTCGGAAAATGTACTACTGACCACATTTCCATGGCAGGTCCATGGTTGAAATACAGAGGTCACCTTGATAATATTTCAAACAACATGTTGATTGGAGCAGTAAATGCTTACAACATGGAAACCAACCATGTTAAAAATGAACTAACGGGTGAATACGGTGAAGTTCCGGCTGTACAAAGAGCTTACAAAGCCGCAGGAGTTCCAACTATTGTTGTAGGAGATCAAAACTATGGTGAAGGTTCTTCGAGAGAGCACGCTGCTATGGAGCCTAGACACCTTGGTGTGAAAGCGGTATTGGTAAAATCATTTGCGAGAATCCATGAAACTAACCTTAAGAAACAAGGGATGTTGGGAATCACTTTTGCTAATGAGACTGATTATGACAAAATTCTGGAAGATGACACTGTTAACTTCTTAGATCTTGATCAGTTTGCTCCAGGAAAACAACTGACTTTAGAGTTTGTTCACAAAGACGGAACTAAAGATATCATCATGGCAAACCATACTTATAACGACCAACAAATTGAGTGGTTTAAGGCCGGTTCTGCATTGAACCTGATTAAACAGCAAGAAAAATAA
- a CDS encoding LytR/AlgR family response regulator transcription factor — protein MRKLKCIIVDDEPLAISLLENYVQKIPFFELVFSTENPILALEFLQNNESDLIFLDIQMPELTGINFMKINGDKQKYVLTTAYSEYAMDGYEHNVIDYLLKPISFERFMKSALKVKERFIFSDEVDAHFFVKSSGQQHKISFKDILYVESIKDYVNIRTSDEEYIVLDTLKSMESQLSDRFVRIHKSFIINMDKIKSIGARKLMLSEQEIPIGDSYRANLLEKLK, from the coding sequence ATGAGAAAACTAAAATGCATTATTGTGGATGACGAGCCATTGGCGATATCACTTCTTGAAAATTATGTGCAGAAAATTCCTTTTTTCGAACTCGTTTTTTCTACAGAGAACCCTATTTTGGCACTGGAATTTCTACAGAATAACGAGTCTGATCTGATCTTTTTGGATATCCAGATGCCTGAGCTTACCGGAATTAATTTTATGAAGATTAATGGAGACAAGCAGAAGTATGTTTTAACAACCGCCTATTCTGAATATGCAATGGATGGCTATGAACATAATGTCATTGATTATCTTTTAAAACCGATCTCTTTTGAAAGGTTTATGAAAAGTGCATTAAAAGTCAAGGAACGATTTATTTTTAGTGATGAGGTAGATGCTCATTTCTTTGTAAAGTCTTCCGGACAGCAGCATAAGATAAGCTTTAAGGATATTCTTTATGTTGAAAGCATTAAGGATTACGTGAACATCCGAACATCTGATGAAGAATATATTGTTTTGGATACCCTTAAATCTATGGAAAGCCAGCTTTCTGACAGGTTTGTAAGAATTCATAAATCTTTTATCATAAATATGGATAAAATCAAAAGTATTGGGGCTAGGAAACTCATGTTATCTGAGCAGGAAATCCCGATTGGAGATAGTTATAGAGCAAATCTTTTAGAAAAATTAAAATAG
- a CDS encoding sensor histidine kinase, with translation MKQKQILFLHFSYWLLVLSKNIFAIITSQNVNIDILNLTIFTASFLGFYVNYFFVVPKFFNPKKLYFTIVGFFVGVFFFALFRYSLEEILLPKIAGFRNYAEDTSFTYYFYDNVYYSSLTIFVSTSLWLFTYYSKLERERSQLIEERKHAELQALKTQINPHFIFNSLNNIYSLVYQNSEKALPAIEKLGELLRYTTKDLEKEFIRLDQEVGYIESLIELEKLRIGNPELLIVEKKISQSGVLISPMILVPFVENAFKHGDFRGKGFVVSISEDMGKLNFYLQNFKITREKDKVSGIGIENVRKRLEILYPKKYELHIKETESEFIVDLRIDLSV, from the coding sequence ATGAAGCAAAAACAAATTCTTTTTCTACACTTTTCTTATTGGTTGTTGGTTCTTAGTAAAAACATATTTGCAATAATCACCTCTCAAAATGTCAATATTGATATTTTGAATCTTACTATTTTTACAGCCAGTTTTCTGGGGTTTTATGTTAATTATTTCTTTGTTGTTCCCAAGTTTTTTAACCCTAAGAAACTCTATTTTACCATTGTAGGCTTTTTTGTTGGTGTGTTTTTCTTTGCTCTATTTCGCTATTCTTTAGAAGAAATATTGCTTCCGAAAATTGCAGGATTTAGAAATTACGCAGAGGATACGTCTTTTACATATTATTTTTATGATAATGTGTATTATTCTAGTTTAACGATTTTTGTAAGTACCAGCTTGTGGCTTTTTACTTACTATTCTAAGTTGGAAAGAGAGCGGTCACAACTTATTGAAGAGAGAAAGCATGCCGAGCTTCAGGCTTTGAAAACACAAATCAATCCACATTTTATTTTTAATTCTTTAAACAACATCTACTCACTTGTCTATCAGAATTCAGAGAAAGCCTTGCCGGCCATAGAAAAGCTTGGAGAACTCCTTCGATATACCACTAAGGATCTTGAAAAAGAGTTTATCCGTCTTGACCAGGAGGTAGGATATATTGAAAGCTTGATTGAGCTGGAAAAACTGAGAATCGGAAACCCTGAGTTATTGATTGTGGAAAAGAAGATCAGCCAATCGGGAGTTCTTATTTCACCTATGATTCTTGTTCCATTTGTTGAAAATGCTTTCAAACATGGAGATTTCAGAGGTAAAGGGTTTGTTGTTTCTATCTCTGAAGACATGGGGAAATTGAATTTTTATCTTCAGAATTTTAAGATTACTCGTGAAAAAGATAAAGTGTCCGGCATAGGAATAGAAAACGTAAGAAAAAGGCTTGAAATCTTATATCCTAAAAAATATGAACTTCATATAAAGGAAACCGAGTCAGAATTTATTGTAGATTTAAGAATAGATTTGTCCGTATGA
- a CDS encoding outer membrane beta-barrel family protein: MTIKYFFIISLFSSALSAQIQKDSTQSLEQINILAKKKLIERKADRLIFNVDASIVSQGMDASETLANVPMLKVNENQGLISITGKSTVSVMVNGRMLNLSGTALFNYLKSIRSENIAKIEVITTPPSRYEAQGNSGIINIILKKNPNMGFSGNINSNLIQRSYSGFSSNGSLNYQTEKFSSSLKLTYYDSAKRSDENYSILGASQNYSNSVRKDMWKELTPNLSLSYQISKNSQIGFEYIYAHQKSGMDIINKTRNVDSDLKEENLLTNTFHREKLPTHTLSAYYDVKLDSLGKKLSIAGNFYKNNSDTDVNFSTLKYSNQSIEDVKTISIVAPQIFSAQADLELPFSFGTIETGVKFNQFKNTSDLQYLTLISGQYVADPLRANVFHYKEENYAGYVSFSKSFGEHWETKAGIRYENTNAESFTPSSNTGNQYNYGQWFPSAYISYKEDKNVFSFSYSRRINRPSMSNLNPFRWYSNPYSYSSGNPLLTPAYINNWELGYTFNNKLSVSAYYLKMKNAFGQISNIDGLSQISTYLNYYNNDFWGVNASYTDTFFKFWEASISLNASLQNSSVFGIEAEPKKGSSFSYSINNTFALNKEKTLALFVNFDHSLPYKNVTSYFHNFPELTSGLKISLMEKKLQINATVTNIFAQRFRGDMYFKDNSQHFDNYWDGRSFRLSATYTFGTGKKSINKKNIKFEEKDRAQ; this comes from the coding sequence ATGACAATAAAATACTTTTTTATCATCAGCCTTTTTTCTTCAGCCTTATCAGCACAGATTCAAAAAGACAGCACTCAAAGCCTTGAACAGATCAATATTCTTGCGAAGAAAAAATTAATCGAAAGAAAAGCAGACCGCCTGATATTCAACGTGGATGCTTCTATTGTATCACAGGGAATGGATGCTTCGGAAACACTTGCCAATGTACCCATGCTGAAAGTGAATGAAAATCAAGGCTTAATTTCCATCACCGGAAAAAGTACGGTAAGTGTAATGGTTAACGGAAGAATGCTTAATCTTTCAGGAACTGCTTTATTTAATTATTTGAAATCCATCAGATCCGAAAATATAGCAAAAATAGAGGTTATCACAACTCCTCCATCAAGATACGAAGCACAGGGAAACAGTGGCATCATCAATATTATACTTAAAAAAAATCCGAATATGGGTTTTAGCGGAAATATCAATTCTAATCTCATCCAAAGAAGTTATTCAGGGTTCAGCTCCAATGGCTCACTCAATTACCAAACGGAAAAATTTAGCAGCAGCCTTAAACTAACCTATTATGATTCTGCAAAACGTTCTGATGAAAATTATTCGATTTTGGGAGCCAGCCAAAACTACAGCAATTCGGTAAGAAAAGACATGTGGAAAGAGCTGACTCCTAACCTTAGTCTCTCTTATCAAATCAGTAAAAATTCACAAATCGGATTTGAATATATCTATGCACATCAAAAATCAGGGATGGATATCATCAACAAAACGAGAAATGTTGATTCTGACTTAAAGGAAGAAAACCTTCTCACCAATACTTTTCATAGGGAAAAGCTTCCTACTCATACTTTGAGTGCTTATTATGATGTAAAGTTAGACTCACTAGGAAAAAAATTAAGTATTGCAGGAAATTTTTATAAAAATAATTCTGACACGGATGTTAACTTCTCTACGTTGAAATACTCCAATCAATCTATTGAGGATGTTAAAACTATTTCCATTGTTGCACCACAGATCTTTTCTGCACAGGCAGATTTAGAACTTCCGTTTTCTTTTGGAACTATTGAAACTGGGGTGAAATTCAATCAATTTAAAAATACTTCGGACTTACAATATCTTACCCTTATATCCGGGCAATATGTTGCTGACCCTTTAAGAGCGAATGTTTTTCACTACAAAGAAGAAAACTACGCAGGGTATGTAAGTTTTTCAAAGTCTTTTGGAGAACATTGGGAAACCAAGGCTGGCATTCGCTATGAAAATACAAATGCAGAAAGTTTTACCCCTTCTTCCAATACAGGTAATCAATACAATTATGGGCAATGGTTTCCCTCTGCTTACATTTCTTATAAGGAAGATAAAAATGTATTCAGTTTTTCATATTCCAGAAGAATCAACCGTCCAAGTATGAGCAATCTTAATCCGTTCCGATGGTATTCAAACCCGTATTCATATTCTTCAGGAAATCCTTTGCTTACGCCTGCTTACATCAACAATTGGGAATTGGGATATACCTTTAACAATAAGCTATCAGTAAGTGCTTATTACCTGAAAATGAAAAATGCATTCGGTCAGATTTCCAATATAGACGGATTATCACAAATCAGTACTTATCTGAACTATTATAATAATGATTTTTGGGGTGTAAACGCCTCTTATACCGATACTTTCTTCAAATTCTGGGAAGCTAGCATTTCCTTGAATGCATCTCTTCAAAACTCTAGCGTATTCGGCATTGAGGCAGAACCTAAAAAAGGAAGTTCATTCAGTTACTCTATCAACAATACTTTTGCCCTGAACAAAGAAAAAACTCTTGCTTTATTTGTGAATTTTGATCACAGCCTTCCTTACAAAAATGTGACTTCTTATTTTCACAACTTTCCGGAGCTAACGTCTGGATTAAAAATCTCTCTCATGGAAAAGAAACTGCAGATTAATGCAACTGTTACCAATATTTTTGCCCAAAGATTCCGCGGTGATATGTATTTTAAAGATAACAGCCAGCATTTTGATAATTACTGGGATGGAAGAAGCTTTCGATTAAGCGCCACTTATACCTTTGGAACTGGCAAAAAGAGTATCAATAAAAAGAACATTAAGTTTGAGGAGAAAGATAGGGCACAATAG